The following DNA comes from Treponema primitia ZAS-1.
CAAGGTCAATGCCAAGGACCTGGAATTATAGAAGGAGGTGTACCATGAGTAAGAGTACCCTGAAGGATCTCAAAACACGGCGGAGTATCCGTTCCTACAAACCGGAACAGATAACTGATGAAGAATTAGATTTAATCCTCGAGGCCGGCACTTGGGCCCCCACGGGCGGCGGTTCCCAATCGCCGGTGATCGTGGCGGTGCAGAACAAGACGGTGCTTAACAAGCTGGAAAAGCTCAACGCCGAGGTGCTTAAGGATCCTAAGGCTAAGCCCTTCTACGGAGCTCCCACGGTACTGGCGGTGCTGGTGGACAAGACCAAGAATACCCCCCTGGAGGACGGCGCCCTGGTATTGGGCAATTTACAAAACGCTGCCTGGGCCGTTGGGGTGGATTCCTGCTGGATACACCGGGCCAAACAGGTGTTTGAAAGTGAAGAAGGTAAGGAACTTCTCAAGAAATGGAAACTGGACAGTGATACATACTTTGGGGTTGGTTTCTGTATCCTCGGCTATGCCAAGGAGGGGCCCAGACCCAAGCCCGCCGCCAGGAAAGCAGGGTACATCATCAAGGTAAAGTAAGCGTCGTATTTTATAAGGGACTGTCCCGGGGAATTTCCGGATGGTCCCTTCAATTTTGCTGCCGGATAAATGGCCGGACGTACAGCAGCGCCGCGCCAACTGCGGCGGCTTCCCTTTTATAGGTACAGGCGGTTATATAGTTTTCATTCCCTGAGAAAGTGGTCAATTTCGCTGCCTGCCCTCGTATTTCATCCACATATTCTTCCAGGTATTCTCCCAAATACCCCCCGAGGATCACCTTGCAGTCAAATGAAACGATAAGGTTATTCAGCGCAACAGCCAAATAGGACACATATTGATCCCAAATAGCGTGGATACTCTTATCCCCCGCTTTCAGCCGTTCAAAAAACAACCCAAGATTACCCCCGGTAAATCGTGACAGGGTCAGGGCGGAACAATAGGCGTCCATACAGCCCTTCTTACCGCAATAGCAGGGCAGACCGTCCTGCACCATGGTCATGTGGCCGAATTCACCTCCCCGCTGGTTCTCCCCCAGGTACAGTTCATCATGAAGGAGAATAGCCCCACCCACGGTATCGCTTAGGGACAGATAGACCGCATTGGGTTCATCCTTATGCTTCCACATTTCTGCAATCCCCGCCGCATTGGCATCGTTGCACAATACCGAAGGATACGGTAGGTCCCGGCTAATGGTAGGACATTGTAGGGCGGAAACCTGCAGCACATGGGAATAGAGGATCATCTGACCATCCTCAGTAAGTACCCCGGGGGCTGAAAAGCCTACCCCCAGTATATCCTCCGGGTTAATTCCGGAAACGGTAATCATAGCTTTTATTGATCGGCCTACTTCCTGATAATAGTCGCTCTCATTCCGGTAGGGCATTTCGATCCGGGTACCTTCAATAATATCTGCGGCCAAATTGATAAGTACGATGCTGATATGATTCCGGGTAATATCCACCCCAATGGCAAATCTGGCATTTTTCCGAAAAACAATCGCCGTTGCTTTCCGTCCGCCCGTGGATTCCAGCAGATCCCCCTCATCCAAAAGTCCTTCCAGTTGGAGACTTTTTACGCTTTGAACAGCCGTTGGCAGACTGATACCCAATCGAAGCGCAATATCCGGTTTTGAAATGCTTCCAAATTGATGTACCAACTGATAAACCCGATTTCGGTTTGTTTGGTTTTTTCCTCCCGATAGTACTGTCCGCCGTGATCCCATACTTTACCCCGATTGTTATAGTATATACATATATAAACCATATTAGTAAGTAGTTCAAGAATTGGCGAATAGCGATTTATTGGCGTTCTATTTAGATTTTTTTGTTGACAATTGTGATTTATGACTATATACTAACAAAAACTTATTAAAGAAGTTTTATAAATGACCATTCTAAATATTGATAATGGGAGGAATTATTATGAGTTATCTGGAAAAATTATTTGGCCTTAATGGAAAGACGGCAATTGTTACCGGCGGCGGCAGGGGCATAGGCCAGGTGGTTGCCCTTGGGCTTGCTAAGGCGGGGGCGGAGATCGCCATTATTTCCCGTACCGGGGCTGATGAAACGGTTCGGCTTATCGAGAAGGAAGGTGGGAAAGCCTACAGCCTCCTGGCGGATGTTACCAAGGAAAGCGAAGTGGATACTGCCCTTAAAACGGTGGTTTCCCGATCCGGTTCCCTGGATATTGTTTTTAATAATGCCGGGGTTTGTATCCACAAGGATACCCTGGAGGCCAGTATCGCCGAATGGCGGGAAGTGCTGGATATCAATCTGACCGGTGAATATATCGTCGCCCGGGCGGCGGGAAAGATCATGATTGAACGGCACATTAAAGGAAGTATTATCAACATGGCTTCCATGTCCGGTTCCATTGTGAATGTACCCCAATGGCAGGCTTCCTATAACGCTTCTAAAGCCGGTGTTATCCACATGACCCGTTCCTTGGCGGTGGAATGGTCCCAGTACGGTATCCGGGTGAACAGCCTGAGTCCGGGGTATATCGGCACTCCCATGAGCGTCGATACCCCTCAGGAACTGAAGGACGCCTGGATGCCCCTGATCCCCGCCCATCGTATGGGTGATCCCGAAGAATTGGTGGGGGCAGTGATCTATCTGGCCGCAGCAAGTTCAGGTTACACCAACGGGAGCGACCTGATTGTCGATGGAGCGTATGTTTGTATGTAAGGTTTTGTTGGGTACTTAGTCCGCAGGGATAGTATATATTTTATTTTTTATGGAGGAAAGAAGGATGAAAAAGGTTTTAGTATGTTTCTTGATTTTCGCAGCCTGTACATTCAGTTTTGCCGCAGGGTCGAAGGATACCGCCGGTAAGGGGCACCTGTTTGGTTTTACCGCTATGGATTTGACCAATCCCCCCCTGGTTACTTTGAGGGATAGTGTTCAAAAGGCAGTTGAAGCCAAAGGGGATCGCCTGATTTCTGTTGATGGGTACCTTGATCAGACTAAGCAGAATAATGGTATTGAGGATATGATTACCCAGGGTATTGAGATCCTGTTTCTGCAGCCCGTCGATTCCCAGAGCGTTCAGCCGGCCTTGGAAGCCTGCAAAGCTGCCGGGATAAAGGTAGTGGTTGTTGATTCCGGTGTTGCCAGAGCGGATCTTACCGCATCATTTGTTTCATCAGACAGTATTCAAGCAGGAAAACTGAGCGGACAGGCGATTATCGACGCCCTCCCTAACGGCGGTAAACTTGCCCTTATTGAAAATCCTCTGGCGGAATCGATTGTTTCCCGGGTTAAGGGTTTGGAATCCGCGCTTCAGGGCAGCAAGGTTACTATTGTGGAGCGGAAGTCTATTTCCAGAATGGAACAAGCCCTTCCCACCGCAGAGGATATACTCCAGGCGCATCCCGACTTAGACGCCTTCTGGGGCCTGAATGATGATGTAAGTCTGATTATCCAGGGCGCCGTAGAATCCTCCGGGGCCGCTGCTAAAGTTAAGGTCTTCAGTATTGATGGTACCCCTTCGGGGAAAAGATCCGTTGCCCGGAACGGTTTATACGCCGTAGTCGCCCAGTCTGATATACTGATGGGGACCACCGCTGCGGATGTTGCATATAAAATCCTGGCGGGGGAAAAAGTAGATCCCGTTTACCTTATTGATACCAAGCTTATTGACAGGAAAAACATCGGACAGTTTGACGTTGATTCTTGGGAATAAATAAACGGAGAAAAAGCCTTGAAAGATACCGTGCTTTTGGAAATGAAAAATATCACTAAGCAATTCCCCGGAATCAAGGCTTTGGATGGGGTTGATTTTGATCTGCAGGCCGGGGAAGTTCATGCCCTGCTTGGAGAGAACGGCGCAGGAAAATCAACCCTTATTAAAATCTTAGGCGGTATATACCCCAAGGATGGGGGGGATATCCTCATCAATGGTACCCCTGTGGATATTCACGAGGTGAATAATGCCAGAGATTTGGGTATCAGTGTCATCCATCAGGAATTGGTTCTTGTTCCCCAGTTAAGCGTGGCGGAAAATATTTTTCTTGGGCGGGAGCCGCGAAAGCGGAATCGCTTGATCGACTTTGATGTCATGCGCAAAGAAGCAGGACGGATTCTTTCAGAGCTGGATTTGAGTATAGATCCTGATAAAAGAGTGTGGAGACTGTCCATTGCCCAACAACAGATGGTTGAGGTAGCAAAGGCAATTTCGTTTAACGCAAAGATAATTGTAATGGATGAACCCACCTCTTCCATAACCAGTAAGGATGTGGATGCGCTCTTTACAAAAATAAGACGTTTACGGTCCATGGGAATTGGTATTATTTATATTTCCCACCGCATGAGCGAGCTCCAGGAAATTGCCGACAGGGTAACGGTACTGCGGGACGGGAAATATGTGGCAACAAAAAAAACGGCGGAGACTTCGAATGACGAATTGATAGCCCTTATGGTCGGCAGGGCTATGACCAACTACTATACCCGGACTTATAATAAGTATCCCGAAATTATTCTTAAAGTGGATCATATGACCACCCCAGTGGTGCATGATATCAGTTTTGAGTTAAAAAAAGGAGAAATCCTTGGATTTTCCGGCCTTATCGGGGCCGGCAGAACCGAGGCCATATTGGGCCTCATGGGGCTCCATGAGGTGCTGTCAGGAAAAATCTATCTGGAGGGGAAGGAGCTTTCCCCCAAATTAAGCGTAAGAAACCATATCCGTAAAGGGATGGCCCTGGTGCCCGAGGACCGGAAAGGGGAAGGTATATTCCCGCTCCGCTCCCTCCGCTTTAATATGACCTTAAAGGTTTTGGGGCAATTCATCAAAGGGGTGGTGAACAATTTACAGGAAGAGCACAGGATTACTGATAATGGCATAGAAAAATTATCAATCCGCTCTGCCAATGATCTGGTTCCCATAGGACTTCTCTCCGGGGGAAATCAACAAAAAGTAATATTGGCTTCTTGGCTGGCAACTAACCCAAAAATATTGATTTTGGATGAACCGACCAAGGGAATTGACGTGGGCGCAAAGGGCGAGATCTACGAAATCATGAATGAACTTGCTAAAGCGGGGGTTGCCATCATTATGATTTCCAGTGAGCTGCCGGAAGTAATAAATATGAGCGACCGGGTAGTGGTAATGAGAGAAGGCAGAATCCAGAAGATCCTTGATCAAGGGGAAATTTCTCAGGAAACAATAATGCAATATGCGGTAGCAATATAATGCTATCGGAAGGGCAGGAGTAACCATAGTGAAAGCTGACATTATACAAAAACTTGGGATCCGAAATTTTGGCAGCGGTGTAGCAGCTTATTTGCGGCGAAACGCGGGAATAATGATAGGCTTGGTACTGGTGTGTATTGTTATTTCCATCCGGTCCCCCATCTTTCTAACCCAGCGTAATATTATGAATGTACTGCGGCAGATATCAACAAATATGTATCTGGCCACATCCATGACCTTGATCCTTATTGCCGGAGGGATCGACCTGTCCGTGGGGTCCGCCCTTGCGGTGATCGGGGTCCTTAGCGGAACCCTGCTCTTGTCCGGTATATCGGTACCCTTGGTAATTATCATATGCCTTATAGCCGGAGTTTTTATCGGTCTCATTAACGGAATTATTATTTCACGTACCACCCTGCCGCCCTTTATTGTTACCTTCTCCATGATGAGCATTTTGCGGGGTACAGCCTATGTGTACACCGGCGGCGTAACCGCACGGATCGACAATCCGGTTTTTATAAATCTTGGTACAGGATATCTGGGCATTGTTCCGCTGCCGGTAATTTATATGTTAGTTATTATGTTCATTGTGTTTTTAATTCTGAATAAAAGCGCCCTGGGGCGTCATATATATGCTACCGGAGGCAATGAACGGGCCGCTATTTACAGCGGTATTAATGTGCGGCGGATTCGGCTCTTTGTGTATATTTTCAGCGGTGTTATGGCCTCCGTTGCGGGCATGACCCTGGCTGCCCGCTCCTACAGCGGTAACCCGATTTTTGGGAACGGCGCCGAGATGGACGCCATTGCCGCCTGCGTCCTTGGCGGGGTCAGTATGAACGGCGACGGGGGCTTCATCGGCGGGACCTTTATCGGCGCCCTGATTATCGGCGTCCTGAATAACGGGCTAAATCTGATGGGCATCGATTCTTTCTGGCAGACTATTCTTAAAGGGGTAGTTATTTTAGTTGCAGTTTATGTAGACTATTTAAAGAGCCTGAAAAAAGCCGGCATAAAATAGAACAGACGACGACCGGCTTAAGGGGGATGGTATGGCCTTTTTAAGCGGAAATATTTATTCAAAATCTCTGTTGATGGATACCCGGATTCAGCTTTTCCTGCCCCAGGATGGGCGGCGTTATGTGTGGAAGGAACGTCCCAAAACCCTCATTCTGCTCCATGGACTTTCCGATGATGCCTCGGTCTGGGGTAGGATGACTGCGGTGCAACGTTATGCCGAACGCTACAATCTGGCGTTAGTTATGCCGGAAGTACACCGCAGCTTCTATCACGATATGAAAAATGGGCAGAAATACTACCACTATATAACGGAAGAGCTGCCGGAACTGCTGGAAACTATGTTTTCGGTTTCTTTGAAACGGGAAGATCTGATGATAGCAGGGCTTTCCATGGGTGGATACGGCGCCCTCCGCTGCGCATTCGACCATCCGGAGCGTTTCGGCTGCTGCGGCGCCTTTTCCGGCGCCTATAACTTGAAGGCCCTGATTCAGGAAGCTCCAAGTATGGTGGAAATCCTGGGGGACTGGCCTGCGGATATACGGGGCATCTTTGGAGAAAACCCGGTAATAAGCGAATCTGCGGACATCCCCGTAATTCTGAAAAAGGCCAAGGCTGTAAGCCAGGCTGCGGGAGTCCCCTTGCCCAAACTGTACATGGTCTGCGGTACCGCCGATTTTATCTACCAACATTCGGTGGACACCCATAATCTGCTTAATGAGCTGGGTATAGAACACCGGTTTGATGAATTTCCCGGCGCCTTCCATGAATGGGATGTCTGGGACGAGGCGATTGAACGGATGCTGAAACTATTCCTGGGCGAAGGGCGTAAGGATTGGGTTTAAAATTAACTGAGCGCCGGTATGTTGTTATATGGCATCCCGGTCAATTTTCTTTAAAAGGAGTTTATGTATGATATCTTACCATGGAGCTGATGCTAATTTTTCCCTGGAAGGGAAAACCGCTATTATTACCGGAGGCGCCGCCGGAATAGGCAATGCTACGGCACAGTTTTTTGCCAAGAAAGGCGTGAATCTCATTCTGGCGGATCTGAATCCGGAAACGGATTCCATCGCTAAAAAAATCGGACCTAAACATATCGGCGTTGTGGGGAATATCTGCGATGGCGCCTATCGTAAGCATGTACTGGAAGCGGGTGTGAAGACCTTTGGAAAAATTGATATACTGGTAAACAGCGCCGGTATCGGGGTTCTGGAAAAGGCGGAGATCCTTTCCGAAGATTACTGGGATCGTACTTTAAACATTAACCTTAAGGCCAGTTTTATGATGGCCCAGGTTTTCGGTTCCTATTTAATTGAAAAAAAGCTTCCCGGCTCTATTGTCAGTCTGGCTTCCCAGGCGGGTGTTATCGCCCTGGATAAACATGTGGCGTACTGTGCCAGTAAGGGGGGGATCATTTCCATGACCCAGGTTCTGGCCCTTGAATGGGGTAAGTACGACATACGGGTGAATTGCGTATCCCCTACGGTGGTATTAACCGAGCTTGGTCATAAAGCCTGGGACGGACCGGTGGGAGACGCCTTTAAGAAGGAAATCCCCGCCGAACGGTTTGCCGAACCTGATGAAATCGCCGGGGTTATCGCTTTCCTGTGCAGCGATACTGCGGCCATGATTACCGGACATAATTTGCTTGTTGACGGCGGATATACAAGTAAATAGAATAGGGCAGAGAGGAGAAAAGTGATATGCAGCGTATCCTAAATAATCCGGATGATATTGTTGATGAAATGCTCAAGGGCTTCGTCAAAGTACATGGTGATATTGTAACAACCACGGATAACCCCAGGGTTCTTAAGCGGAAAGATATTCCTGCCGGCAAGGTCGGAGTGGTTACCGGCGGCGGTAGTGGGCATAAGCCGGCCTTTATCGGTTATATCGGGGAAAATCTCTGCGATGCTGTGGCGGTGGGGGAGATTTGTTCTTCCCCTACGGCGGCGGCCTTTCTGGATGCCTTTAAGACGGCGGATCGGGGCAAGGGCGTGGCCTGTCTCTACGGGAACTACTCCGGGGACAACATGAATGTAAAGATGGCGGTTAAGATGGCCAAAAAGGAAGGTCTTGAAGTAAAGACCGTGGTGGCCAATGACGATGTCGCTTCGGCCCCCAAGGACGAGCAGGAAAAGCGGCGGGGTGTGGCCGGGGAAGTGCTGATGTGGAAAGTCGGCGGCGCTAAAGCCGCCGCCGGCGGGAACCTGGATGAGGTTATCGCCGCAGCCCAAAAAGCCATTGATAATACCCGCAGCGTTGGTATCGGCCTAACCCCCTGTACCCTGCCTGCGGTGGGGCATCCTAATTTTGAAATTAAACCGGGAACCATGGAAGTCGGTATCGGCCACCATGGGGAGCCGGGGATTGAGGTCTGTCCCCTGGAAACTGCAGCCCAGATGGCCAAACGGATGGTGGATGTGGTTCTGCCCGACTATCCTTTCGTTTCGGGGGATGAGGTGGTGGTATTGGTATCCGGGCTGGGCGCTACGCCGATTATGGAGATCTATGTGCTCTATGACGAAATAGAAAAACTCATCGCCGGAAAGGGTATCAGGATCCACCGGGGGTATGCGGGAAATTACTTCACCTCTCTCGAAATGATGGGTGCAACTTTGACCGTCATGAAGCTGGACGATGAGCTTAAAAAATTGGTGGATATGCCCTGCTACAGCATGGGTATCAAACAAAAATAGGGAGAAACGATCTTGGGTGGATTTAAAGTCAAAGACGGTAAGCCGGTTCTTTTAAAGATGGTTGCGGGGATTCAACAGAATAAGGACTACCTTGGGGAAGTTGATGGCCTTATCGGAGACGGCGATCATGGTATGAATATGAACAAGGGCTTTACCATGTTTGCTGAGCAGATAGCAGCTAAGGATATAGGCTTTACCGAGGGGCTGGATGAACTGGGGAACCTTCTGTTTTCCAAGATTGGCGGCTCCATGGGACCAATCTATGGGTCAATTTTTATGAGCATGGCGGAATCAATAGAAGATCTTGAAGAGATAGATACTGCGGATGTTTCAAAAATGGTAAATGCCGGACTTGACGGCCTGCATGAAGTGGTAAAGGGCGAAGTTGGGGATAAGACCCTGGTGGATACCCTGGCGCCGGCTAATGAGGCCCTTAAACAGGCTGCAAAGGCGGGGAAATCCCTTCCCGAAGCGTTAGAAGAAATGAAAGCCGCCGCCGCAAAGGGCAGGGATTCAACCAAGGACCTGGTGGCCAAGTTCGGCCGTTCCAGCCGTCTGGGAGAGCGTTCCCGGGGAGTCCTGGACGCCGGGGCCGTATCCTGCTGCATCATTCTTACCACCATAGCGGATGGTATTGTTGAACAGCTAAGGGCGGGCGCCTGATGCATACTATTGTTATCGGCTGCGATAATGCTGCGGTTCCCATGAAAAACATGTTGATCAAGTTTCTGGAGAGTAAGGGTGTTACCGTGGAGAACAAGGGCTGCGACAGTGCCGATGACCCAACCAATTATCCTTCGGTAGCAAAAAGGGTTTGCCAAGCTATCATCGAAAGCGGATACACTAAGCGGGGCATCCTGGTTTGTGGTACCGGTATCGGCATGGCCATGTCGGCAAATAAGTTTAAGGGTATCCGTGCGGCCTGTTGTCACGATAATTTTTCTGCGGAACGTTCCATACTCAGCAATAACGCTAATGTGCTTACCATGGGAGAGCGGGTTATTGGCCATGAGCTGGCGAAGAAAATTGTGGGGGAATGGATCACCCTGGAATTTAAAGAAGGCCCCTCATCACCCAAGGTTCAGGAAATCATCGCCATTGAAAACGCAAATATGAAATAGCTAACAGGCCCTATAGGGTTCAAGGTCCTCCGGATGGAGGGCCTTTTTTCTGCCAGCCCATAATTCAGCGATACGAAAACCAATGAAGAATCCCATACAGAATCAACTTGCTAGAGTAAATATTATAGTTTCGTACGAAACTTTTATTTGACTTTTTTGTTTATTTTAGTATCTTATAAGCAAGGGAAAACAAATAAATCCCCTTAAAATCGGTAGCGCTACGGATTAAAACGAAACTAACAAACATGAAAGGAAGGTAAAAGATGACGGAAAGACACAACCGAATTTTAGAACTCCTGGCTCAGAATCATCGGATTGAGGTGGCGATTCTGGCTGAACTCTTGGATGTTTCGCAGGTAACGGTGCGAAAAGACCTGGATCAGCTTGAAGAACGGGGACTTATACGCCGGGAACATGGATTTGCCCTTTTTGGCTCCTTTGATGATGTGGGAAGACGTATGGCCTTTCACTACGACATCAAACGAAGGATGGCAAAGGCCGCCGCGGAACTAGTGGAGGATGAGGAGACGGTGATGATAGAATCCGGTTCCTGCTGCGCCCTTCTGGCGGAGGAACTGGCTAACAGTAAGCGGGATGTTACTATTGTCACTAATTCCGCCTTTATCGCCAACCATATACGGCATGCGCCCTACGGAAAGGTAATCCTCCTGGGAGGGGAATACCAGAAAAATTCCCAGGTTCTGGTTGGGCCTATAATGCGGAAGTACACCGAGTTTTTTATGGCCGATAAGTTTTTTATCGGGACCGATGGTTTTACCACGAAATTTGGATTTACCGGAAGGGATCATTATCGGGCCCAGGCGGTACGGGATATGGCAGAACAGGCAAAGCGGATCATCGTTTTAACGGAATCTGAAAAATTCTTCCACCAGGGTGTTGAAGGCTTGGTTCGGATCGAGGATGTCGCGGCGGTATTCACGGATGATAAAATCCCCCATGACATTGATACATTCTTAACCGAAAGAAAGATCATCGTTAATAAGGTACCCGCAGTTGTCCAGCCCATTGCCACCGTGCTGGGAAATGTTGTTCGGTAAAGCTTCGCTCCATCCGTAAGTCTCCTGAAGAGTGACCGCCTCTCTTCAGGGGACTTTTCATATGAGAAAAGTAAAATTTTAGTTTCGTAAGAAGGAACTTCTATTGACATATGAAGCATTTTGAGATACTCTAATCTTTTAGGGAGTATCGGATTGATAAAGAGACATGTAAAGATTCTTGATATAATCACAGAGCGTCAAAAACTTGAGGTTAGCGTCCTGGCGGAACTCCTGGGTGTATCCAAGGTAACGGTACGCAAGGATTTGGCGGAACTTGAGGAGATGGGGGTTCTCCGGCGTGAACATGGTTATGCGGTCATCGGCGCTGTGGACGATGTGGGACGCCGTCTGGCCTATCATTACGACATAAAAAAGCAGATAGCCCAGGCCGCTGCCCAGACCGTGAATAATGGGGAAACGGTAATTATCGAATCCGGTTCCTGCTGCGCCCTTCTGGCGGAAGAACTAGCCGCTACTAAGCGGGATGTTACGATAATCACCAATTCTTCTTTTATAGCCAACCACGTACGCCATGCCTCTCATATCAAGATTATTCTCCTGGGGGGTGACTATCAGAGCGAATCCCAGGTAGCGGTGGGCCCTATCACCATAAAATGTGTGGGGGATTTTTTTACGGATAAACTTTTCATCGGAACCGATGGGTTTACCGAGAAATTTGGGTTTACCGGCAGGGACCATCTGCGGGCCGAGACCGTTCAGGGTATCGCGAAACAGGCCCGGCAGGTGATGGTATTAACGGAATCGGAAAAGTTTTTTCACCAGGGGGTGGTTGGGTTGGTACGTACTACGGATGTTTCAACGGTTTATACCGATGATCGGATACCCCCGGAGACGGAGGCCTTTTTATCTAAGAATCATG
Coding sequences within:
- a CDS encoding GolD/DthD family dehydrogenase; this encodes MISYHGADANFSLEGKTAIITGGAAGIGNATAQFFAKKGVNLILADLNPETDSIAKKIGPKHIGVVGNICDGAYRKHVLEAGVKTFGKIDILVNSAGIGVLEKAEILSEDYWDRTLNINLKASFMMAQVFGSYLIEKKLPGSIVSLASQAGVIALDKHVAYCASKGGIISMTQVLALEWGKYDIRVNCVSPTVVLTELGHKAWDGPVGDAFKKEIPAERFAEPDEIAGVIAFLCSDTAAMITGHNLLVDGGYTSK
- a CDS encoding alpha/beta hydrolase; amino-acid sequence: MAFLSGNIYSKSLLMDTRIQLFLPQDGRRYVWKERPKTLILLHGLSDDASVWGRMTAVQRYAERYNLALVMPEVHRSFYHDMKNGQKYYHYITEELPELLETMFSVSLKREDLMIAGLSMGGYGALRCAFDHPERFGCCGAFSGAYNLKALIQEAPSMVEILGDWPADIRGIFGENPVISESADIPVILKKAKAVSQAAGVPLPKLYMVCGTADFIYQHSVDTHNLLNELGIEHRFDEFPGAFHEWDVWDEAIERMLKLFLGEGRKDWV
- the rpiB gene encoding ribose 5-phosphate isomerase B, whose product is MHTIVIGCDNAAVPMKNMLIKFLESKGVTVENKGCDSADDPTNYPSVAKRVCQAIIESGYTKRGILVCGTGIGMAMSANKFKGIRAACCHDNFSAERSILSNNANVLTMGERVIGHELAKKIVGEWITLEFKEGPSSPKVQEIIAIENANMK
- a CDS encoding substrate-binding domain-containing protein, which gives rise to MKKVLVCFLIFAACTFSFAAGSKDTAGKGHLFGFTAMDLTNPPLVTLRDSVQKAVEAKGDRLISVDGYLDQTKQNNGIEDMITQGIEILFLQPVDSQSVQPALEACKAAGIKVVVVDSGVARADLTASFVSSDSIQAGKLSGQAIIDALPNGGKLALIENPLAESIVSRVKGLESALQGSKVTIVERKSISRMEQALPTAEDILQAHPDLDAFWGLNDDVSLIIQGAVESSGAAAKVKVFSIDGTPSGKRSVARNGLYAVVAQSDILMGTTAADVAYKILAGEKVDPVYLIDTKLIDRKNIGQFDVDSWE
- a CDS encoding SDR family oxidoreductase; this encodes MSYLEKLFGLNGKTAIVTGGGRGIGQVVALGLAKAGAEIAIISRTGADETVRLIEKEGGKAYSLLADVTKESEVDTALKTVVSRSGSLDIVFNNAGVCIHKDTLEASIAEWREVLDINLTGEYIVARAAGKIMIERHIKGSIINMASMSGSIVNVPQWQASYNASKAGVIHMTRSLAVEWSQYGIRVNSLSPGYIGTPMSVDTPQELKDAWMPLIPAHRMGDPEELVGAVIYLAAASSGYTNGSDLIVDGAYVCM
- a CDS encoding ROK family protein, which produces MVHQFGSISKPDIALRLGISLPTAVQSVKSLQLEGLLDEGDLLESTGGRKATAIVFRKNARFAIGVDITRNHISIVLINLAADIIEGTRIEMPYRNESDYYQEVGRSIKAMITVSGINPEDILGVGFSAPGVLTEDGQMILYSHVLQVSALQCPTISRDLPYPSVLCNDANAAGIAEMWKHKDEPNAVYLSLSDTVGGAILLHDELYLGENQRGGEFGHMTMVQDGLPCYCGKKGCMDAYCSALTLSRFTGGNLGLFFERLKAGDKSIHAIWDQYVSYLAVALNNLIVSFDCKVILGGYLGEYLEEYVDEIRGQAAKLTTFSGNENYITACTYKREAAAVGAALLYVRPFIRQQN
- the dhaL gene encoding dihydroxyacetone kinase subunit DhaL, whose protein sequence is MGGFKVKDGKPVLLKMVAGIQQNKDYLGEVDGLIGDGDHGMNMNKGFTMFAEQIAAKDIGFTEGLDELGNLLFSKIGGSMGPIYGSIFMSMAESIEDLEEIDTADVSKMVNAGLDGLHEVVKGEVGDKTLVDTLAPANEALKQAAKAGKSLPEALEEMKAAAAKGRDSTKDLVAKFGRSSRLGERSRGVLDAGAVSCCIILTTIADGIVEQLRAGA
- a CDS encoding sugar ABC transporter ATP-binding protein translates to MKDTVLLEMKNITKQFPGIKALDGVDFDLQAGEVHALLGENGAGKSTLIKILGGIYPKDGGDILINGTPVDIHEVNNARDLGISVIHQELVLVPQLSVAENIFLGREPRKRNRLIDFDVMRKEAGRILSELDLSIDPDKRVWRLSIAQQQMVEVAKAISFNAKIIVMDEPTSSITSKDVDALFTKIRRLRSMGIGIIYISHRMSELQEIADRVTVLRDGKYVATKKTAETSNDELIALMVGRAMTNYYTRTYNKYPEIILKVDHMTTPVVHDISFELKKGEILGFSGLIGAGRTEAILGLMGLHEVLSGKIYLEGKELSPKLSVRNHIRKGMALVPEDRKGEGIFPLRSLRFNMTLKVLGQFIKGVVNNLQEEHRITDNGIEKLSIRSANDLVPIGLLSGGNQQKVILASWLATNPKILILDEPTKGIDVGAKGEIYEIMNELAKAGVAIIMISSELPEVINMSDRVVVMREGRIQKILDQGEISQETIMQYAVAI
- a CDS encoding dihydroxyacetone kinase subunit DhaK, giving the protein MQRILNNPDDIVDEMLKGFVKVHGDIVTTTDNPRVLKRKDIPAGKVGVVTGGGSGHKPAFIGYIGENLCDAVAVGEICSSPTAAAFLDAFKTADRGKGVACLYGNYSGDNMNVKMAVKMAKKEGLEVKTVVANDDVASAPKDEQEKRRGVAGEVLMWKVGGAKAAAGGNLDEVIAAAQKAIDNTRSVGIGLTPCTLPAVGHPNFEIKPGTMEVGIGHHGEPGIEVCPLETAAQMAKRMVDVVLPDYPFVSGDEVVVLVSGLGATPIMEIYVLYDEIEKLIAGKGIRIHRGYAGNYFTSLEMMGATLTVMKLDDELKKLVDMPCYSMGIKQK
- a CDS encoding ABC transporter permease, which encodes MKADIIQKLGIRNFGSGVAAYLRRNAGIMIGLVLVCIVISIRSPIFLTQRNIMNVLRQISTNMYLATSMTLILIAGGIDLSVGSALAVIGVLSGTLLLSGISVPLVIIICLIAGVFIGLINGIIISRTTLPPFIVTFSMMSILRGTAYVYTGGVTARIDNPVFINLGTGYLGIVPLPVIYMLVIMFIVFLILNKSALGRHIYATGGNERAAIYSGINVRRIRLFVYIFSGVMASVAGMTLAARSYSGNPIFGNGAEMDAIAACVLGGVSMNGDGGFIGGTFIGALIIGVLNNGLNLMGIDSFWQTILKGVVILVAVYVDYLKSLKKAGIK
- a CDS encoding nitroreductase family protein yields the protein MSKSTLKDLKTRRSIRSYKPEQITDEELDLILEAGTWAPTGGGSQSPVIVAVQNKTVLNKLEKLNAEVLKDPKAKPFYGAPTVLAVLVDKTKNTPLEDGALVLGNLQNAAWAVGVDSCWIHRAKQVFESEEGKELLKKWKLDSDTYFGVGFCILGYAKEGPRPKPAARKAGYIIKVK